The following are encoded together in the Oryzias melastigma strain HK-1 linkage group LG17, ASM292280v2, whole genome shotgun sequence genome:
- the kpnb1 gene encoding importin subunit beta-1, which translates to MELITILEKTVSPDRNELEAAQKFLEQAAVENLPTFLVELSKVLANPGNTQVARVAAGLQVKNSLTSKDPDVKTQYQQRWLAIDANARREIKNYVLQTLGTETYRPSSASQCVAGIACAEIPVNQWPELIPQLVANVTDPSSTEHMKESTLEAIGYICQDIDPEQLQENGNQILTAIIQGMRKEEPSNNVKLAATNALLNSLEFTKANFDKETERHFIMQVVCEATQCPDTRVRVAALQNLVKIMSLYYQYMETYMGPALFAITIEAMKSDIDEVALQGIEFWSNVCDEEMDLAIEASEASEQGRPPEHTSKFYAKGALQYLVPILTQTLTKQDENDDDDDWNPCKAAGVCLMLLATCCEDDVVPHVLPFIKEHIKHPDWRYRDASVMAFGSILEGPDLNQLKPLVIQAMPTLIELMKDPSVVVRDTTAWTVGRICELLPEAAINEVYLAPLLQCLIEGLGAEPRVASNVCWAFSSLAEAAYEATDAAEDQEEPSTYCLSSSFEIIVQKLLETTDRPDGHQNNLRSAAYEALMEIVKNSAQDCYPAVQKTTLVIMERLQQVLQMESHIQSTSDRIQFNDLQSLLCATLQNVLRKVQHQDALQISDVVMASLLRMFQSTAGSGGVQEDALMAVSTLVEVLGSDFQKYMEAFKPFLAIGLKNYAEYQVCLAAVGLVCDLCRALTSNILPYCDEIMQLLLENLGNENVHRSVKPQILSAFGDIALAIGGEFKKYLDIVLDTLQQASQAQVDKTDYDMVDYLNELREGCLEAYTGIIQGLKGDQENVHPDVMLVQPRVEFILSFIHHIAEDEDHSDGVVANAAGLIGDLCTAFGKDVMKLVEVRPLINDLLTEGRRSKTNKTKMLATWATKELRKLKSQA; encoded by the exons ATGGAGCTCATCACCATCCTGGAAAAAACGGTCTCTCCGG ATCGGAATGAGCTGGAGGCGGCGCAGAAGTTTCTGGAGCAGGCGGCGGTGGAGAACCTG CCCACCTTTCTGGTAGAGCTCTCCAAAGTCTTGGCGAATCCCGGGAACACGCAGGTGGCCCGGGTGGCTGCCGGCCTGCAGGTGAAGAACTCTCTGACCTCCAAAGATCCCGACGTGAAGACGCAGTACCAACAGAGATGGCTCGCCATCGACGCCAACGCTCGCCGCGAAATCAAGAACTAC GTCTTACAGACTCTGGGCACGGAGACGTACCGACCCAGCTCCGCCTCGCAGTGCGTCGCCGGCATCGCCTGCGCCGAGATCCCGGTCAACCAGTGGCCCGAGCTGATCCCTCAGCTGGTGGCCAACGTGACGGACCCGTCCAGCACCGAGCACATGAAGGAGTCCACGCTGGAGGCCATCGGCTACATCTGCCAGGACATC GACCcggagcagctgcaggagaacgGAAACCAGATCCTGACCGCCATCATCCAGGGCATGAGGAAGGAGGAGCCTAGCAACAACGTCAAGCTGGCCGCCACCAACGCGCTGCTCAACTCGCTGGAGTTCACAAAGGCTAACTTCGACAAGGAG ACGGAGAGACACTTCATCATGCAGGTGGTGTGCGAGGCCACGCAGTGTCCCGACACCAGA GTGCGCGTGGCGGCGCTGCAGAACCTGGTGAAGATCATGTCGCTGTACTACCAGTACATGGAGACGTACATGGGCCCGGCGCTGTTCGCG ATCACCATCGAGGCGATGAAGAGCGATATCGACGAGGTGGCTCTGCAGGGCATCGAGTTCTGGTCCAACGTCTGCGACGAGGAGATGGACCTGGCCATCGAGGCCTCAGAG GCCTCAGAGCAGGGTCGCCCCCCTGAGCACACCAGCAAGTTCTACGCCAAAGGAGCGCTGCAGTACCTGGTCCCCATCCTGACCCAAACGCTGACCAAGCAG GACGAGAACGACGACGACGACGACTGGAACCCCTGCAAGGCGGCCGGCGTGTGCTTAATGCTGCTCGCCACGTGCTGCGAGGACGACGTGGTTCCTCACGTTCTGCCCTTCATCAAGGAGCACATCAAGCACCCCGACTGGCGCTACCGCGACGCCTCCGTCATGGCCTTCGGCTCCATCCTGGAGGGGCCCGACCTCAACCAGCTCAAGCCCCTGGTCATCCAG GCCATGCCCACGCTGATAGAGCTGATGAAGGACCCCAGCGTGGTGGTGAGGGACACCACGGCCTGGACAGTGGGGAGGATCTGCGAGCTGCTGCCCGAGGCCGCCATCAACGAGGTCTACCTGGCCCCCCTGCTGCAGTGCCTGATCGAGGggctgggggcggagccacGGGTAGCTTCCAACGTGTGCTGG GCCTTCTCGTCTCTGGCGGAGGCGGCGTACGAAGCCACGGATGCGGCGGAGGACCAGGAGGAGCCCAGCACTTACTGCCTGTCCTCCTCCTTTGAGATCATCGTGCAGAAGCTGCTGGAGACCACAGACAG GCCTGATGGTCATCAGAACAACCTGCGCTCGGCGGCCTACGAGGCTCTAATGGAGATCGTGAAGAACAGCGCTCAAGACTGCTACCCCGCCGTGCAGAAGACCACGCTGGTCATCATGGAGCGGCTGCAGCAGGTCCTGCAGATGGAG TCTCACATCCAGAGCACCTCCGACAGAATCCAGTTCAACGATCTGCAGTCTCTGCTCTGTGCAACGCTCCAG AATGTGCTCAGGAAGGTGCAGCACCAGGACGCGCTGCAGATCTCTGACGTGGTCATGGCGTCTTTGCTCAGGATGTTTCAGAGCACGGCCGGCTCTGGTGGCGTTCAGGAGGACGCTCTGATGGCCGTCTCCACTCTGGTTGAAG TTCTGGGTAGTGACTTCCAGAAGTACATGGAGGCGTTCAAGCCCTTCCTCGCCATCGGACTGAAGAATTACGCTGAATACCAG GTGTGCCTGGCGGCTGTGGGCCTGGTGTGCGACCTGTGCAGAGCTTTGACCTCCAACATCCTGCCTTACTGTGACGAGAtcatgcagctgctgctggagaacCTCGGG AATGAGAACGTGCATCGGTCTGTGAAGCCTCAGATCCTCTCGGCGTTTGGAGACATCGCTCTGGCGATCGGAGGAGAGTTCAAGAAGTATCTGGACATCGTGCTAGACACCCTGCAGCAGGCCTCGCAGGCGCAGGTGGACAAG ACGGACTACGACATGGTGGACTACCTGAACGAGCTGAGGGAGGGCTGTCTGGAGGCGTACACCGGCATCATTCAGGGCCTGAAGGGCGACCAGGAGAACGTGCACC CCGACGTCATGCTGGTGCAGCCTCGGGTGGAGTTCATCCTGTCCTTCATCCACCACATCGCCGAGGATGAAGATCACTCTGATGGAGTGGTGGCCAACGCTGCTGGACTGATCGG CGACCTGTGTACGGCGTTCGGGAAAGACGTGATGAAGCTGGTGGAGGTGCGCCCGCTCATCAACGACCTGCTGACAGAGGGCCGGCGCTCCAAAACCAACAAGACCAAGATGCTGGCCACCTGGGCCACCAAGGAGCTGCGCAAGCTGAAAAGCCAGGCCTG A